A genomic stretch from Dissulfurispira thermophila includes:
- a CDS encoding glutamine--tRNA ligase/YqeY domain fusion protein — MESQASNFIRNIVQEDVASGKYGGKVITRFPPEPNGYLHIGHAKSICLNFGLAAEFGGYCNLRFDDTNPSKEEQEYVDSIIEDVRWLGFDWGDGLYYASDYFEQMYEWAIQLIKMGKAYVCDLSAEEIREYRGTLTEPGKESPYRSRSVEENLNLFERMRNGEFPDGSKTLRAKIDMSSGNINMRDPVMYRIKHEYHHRTGNKWCIYPMYDYAHPLSDSIEGITHSICTMEYEDHRPLYDWFLEQLGIHHPQQIEFARLNLSHTVLSKRKLLRLVKEGYVNGWNDPRMPTITGMRRRGYTPEAIRNFCNRIGVAKRESLVDMALLEFCVREHLNKVAPRVMAVLHPLKVVITNYPEDQEEYLDAINNPEDPDAGTRKVPFSKVLYIERGDFMENPHKQFFRLAPGREVRLRYAYFIKCESVVKDRNGEIVELHCTYDPATRGGNAPDGRKVKATLHWVSAPHAIEAEVRLYDYLFVKENPNDVEEGKDFTDYINPKSLEILKSCYVEPSLKDAMPGDRFQFERIGYFCIDTVDSTPGKPIFNRIVSLKDEWAKIQKTQR, encoded by the coding sequence ATGGAATCGCAGGCATCAAATTTTATTCGCAATATTGTTCAAGAAGATGTGGCTTCGGGGAAATATGGCGGCAAGGTAATCACTCGTTTTCCCCCCGAGCCAAATGGCTATTTGCATATAGGGCATGCGAAATCAATATGCCTTAACTTTGGTTTGGCTGCGGAATTTGGTGGATACTGCAATCTCAGGTTTGATGATACAAATCCAAGTAAAGAGGAACAAGAATATGTTGACTCGATAATCGAGGATGTAAGATGGCTTGGATTTGACTGGGGAGATGGTCTTTATTATGCATCTGATTATTTTGAGCAGATGTATGAATGGGCAATTCAGCTAATTAAAATGGGCAAGGCATATGTCTGCGACTTGAGCGCAGAGGAGATTAGAGAGTATCGAGGGACTCTAACCGAGCCGGGCAAAGAAAGTCCGTACAGGAGTCGTTCTGTTGAGGAAAACCTTAATCTCTTTGAGCGCATGAGAAATGGCGAATTTCCTGATGGTTCAAAGACCCTACGCGCGAAAATCGATATGTCATCAGGTAACATTAATATGCGTGATCCAGTGATGTATCGTATAAAGCATGAATATCACCACCGCACAGGAAACAAGTGGTGTATCTATCCAATGTATGATTATGCCCATCCACTTTCTGATTCTATCGAAGGGATTACACATTCTATATGCACTATGGAATATGAAGATCACAGACCTCTTTATGACTGGTTTTTAGAGCAGCTCGGCATCCATCACCCTCAGCAGATAGAGTTTGCACGACTAAATTTAAGCCATACTGTCTTAAGTAAAAGAAAGCTTTTAAGGCTTGTAAAAGAAGGTTATGTTAATGGTTGGAATGACCCGCGTATGCCGACTATTACAGGCATGAGAAGGCGTGGATATACTCCAGAGGCAATAAGAAATTTCTGCAATCGCATCGGGGTTGCGAAGAGAGAAAGCCTTGTAGATATGGCACTTCTTGAGTTTTGTGTTCGTGAGCATTTAAACAAGGTTGCTCCAAGGGTTATGGCTGTGCTGCATCCACTTAAGGTTGTAATCACAAATTATCCTGAAGATCAGGAGGAATATCTTGATGCAATAAATAATCCTGAAGATCCTGATGCTGGAACAAGAAAGGTTCCGTTCTCAAAAGTGCTTTACATAGAAAGAGGCGATTTTATGGAAAATCCTCATAAACAGTTTTTCCGTCTCGCTCCCGGGCGTGAAGTAAGGCTGAGGTATGCATATTTTATTAAATGCGAAAGTGTTGTGAAGGACAGAAATGGAGAGATAGTAGAACTCCACTGCACATATGATCCTGCCACAAGGGGCGGTAATGCGCCTGATGGCAGAAAAGTCAAGGCAACACTCCACTGGGTTTCTGCTCCTCATGCCATTGAAGCCGAAGTCAGGCTTTATGATTATCTTTTTGTTAAAGAAAATCCAAACGATGTTGAAGAAGGTAAGGACTTTACTGATTATATAAATCCAAAATCACTTGAGATATTAAAATCATGTTATGTTGAGCCTTCATTGAAAGACGCAATGCCGGGAGACAGATTCCAATTTGAAAGAATTGGATATTTCTGCATTGACACAGTTGATTCAACACCGGGAAAACCTATTTTCAACCGCATAGTAAGTCTTAAAGATGAATGGGCAAAGATACAGAAGACACAGCGGTGA
- a CDS encoding tetratricopeptide repeat protein codes for MGKIAILIFLVFLAMLGFFAVENKDIVSIKVPFGSSYEIPKIALILLSTTLGALTVLIIFFIRDTKRVIDNLQYQKRQKRDAKIQEFYSKALNAILGNKEEEAKEALKEILKEEPEHVDALLRLGDISLSHKDYKSALEYYKKAKDANPENLQALLSIETVMEKIERYDDALKYLDDILDIDPENLTALYRKRAILEKKDMWDDLLSLQKAIIKLEHSESDKQRGEQRLLGYKYEYARASLESGELEKAEKAFRTMIKLNEGFVPAYLGLAEVILTKGETEEAINFLEKSYDQLKSIIILARLEDLLINVGEPGRLIRFYRNAIAKNPQDNGLRFLLGKLYYRLEMVDDAMEILNSIDTNVFSVPELFSLRGELYIKRNQIQKALDELKKACGIRRPFRIQYCCSNCGLRSEDWSGRCPQCMEWNTYRLDVYGTCKA; via the coding sequence ATGGGCAAGATAGCAATATTGATATTTTTGGTTTTTTTAGCAATGCTGGGATTTTTTGCTGTTGAAAATAAGGATATTGTGAGCATAAAGGTTCCTTTTGGAAGTAGTTACGAGATACCGAAAATCGCCCTTATTCTACTTTCCACAACACTGGGTGCCCTTACAGTCCTCATTATTTTTTTTATACGGGATACAAAGAGGGTTATAGACAATCTCCAGTATCAAAAGAGACAGAAAAGAGATGCAAAGATACAGGAGTTTTATTCAAAGGCATTGAATGCTATACTCGGCAATAAAGAGGAAGAGGCAAAAGAGGCTCTGAAGGAGATACTCAAAGAAGAACCAGAACATGTGGATGCCCTTTTGAGACTCGGAGATATATCTTTAAGTCATAAAGATTATAAATCTGCTCTTGAATATTACAAGAAAGCAAAGGATGCCAATCCTGAAAATCTGCAAGCACTTCTTTCTATAGAGACAGTTATGGAAAAAATTGAGAGGTATGATGATGCCCTTAAATATCTCGATGACATACTCGATATAGATCCTGAAAACCTTACCGCCCTTTACAGGAAACGTGCAATCCTCGAAAAAAAGGATATGTGGGATGACCTTCTTTCTCTGCAGAAAGCAATAATTAAGCTTGAGCACAGCGAGAGCGACAAACAGAGAGGAGAGCAAAGATTGCTCGGCTATAAATATGAATATGCCAGAGCAAGCCTTGAAAGTGGTGAACTGGAAAAGGCTGAAAAGGCATTCAGGACAATGATCAAGCTGAACGAAGGCTTTGTCCCAGCGTATCTTGGACTTGCAGAGGTTATCCTTACAAAAGGGGAAACAGAAGAGGCTATAAACTTTCTCGAAAAGTCATATGATCAATTGAAATCTATAATAATACTTGCGCGACTTGAGGACCTACTCATCAATGTTGGAGAGCCCGGAAGATTAATAAGATTTTACAGAAATGCTATAGCAAAAAATCCACAGGATAATGGGCTGAGATTTTTACTCGGAAAACTCTATTACAGGCTTGAGATGGTAGATGACGCAATGGAGATATTAAACTCAATAGATACTAATGTCTTTTCAGTGCCTGAACTTTTCAGCCTGCGGGGTGAATTATATATAAAAAGAAATCAGATCCAAAAGGCGCTTGATGAGCTAAAAAAGGCATGTGGAATAAGGCGTCCTTTCAGGATACAATACTGCTGCTCCAATTGTGGTTTGAGGTCAGAGGACTGGTCAGGCAGATGTCCTCAGTGCATGGAATGGAATACTTACAGGCTTGATGTATATGGCACCTGCAAAGCATAA
- the rsfS gene encoding ribosome silencing factor, whose translation MRKGHGHIESRDKAIEAAKAAIDKKAKDTVILELKDITIIADYFVVCSGESTTQVRAIVENVEKKLKEHRQKPMGIEGLNTARWVLMDYGDVIIHVFEEETRAYYELEKFWLDAPRIPFEEGS comes from the coding sequence ATCAGAAAGGGGCATGGACACATAGAAAGCAGAGATAAGGCAATAGAAGCTGCAAAGGCAGCGATTGATAAAAAGGCAAAGGATACAGTTATTCTTGAATTAAAGGATATTACGATAATTGCTGATTATTTTGTTGTCTGCTCAGGTGAAAGCACTACACAGGTGAGGGCAATTGTCGAAAATGTCGAAAAAAAATTAAAGGAACATAGGCAAAAGCCAATGGGCATCGAAGGCTTGAATACTGCTCGATGGGTCTTGATGGATTATGGTGATGTTATAATCCATGTCTTTGAAGAAGAGACAAGGGCATATTATGAGCTTGAGAAATTCTGGCTCGATGCACCAAGAATTCCTTTTGAAGAGGGCAGTTGA
- a CDS encoding RNA ligase: MDFLESYLTQNDITILKGRESLHAYEFNGTTFIRLSQGYKHYQRGTVFYDKGIIPGYPRIMRILHLANGINRYFKDKFYIEEKMDGYNVRIAVINATPIAFTRGGFICPFTTDRISDLINTNFFNEYPEYTVCGEVVGPGSPYNTEDIPYIDEDVAFFAFDLIDEKGNHLSAENRYKIFERFNIQQVKRWGPFSASDIDTVKNIVLELDRDSREGIVIKSVSDGKPVKYVTLSSCLRDLEATTHLITELPAGFFMQRILRAVFLCHEFAIPFSNEYLISSAKALYIIPGETLRAVAGGKNIKEFFNVKVRNKNTVDKLIQHLNRSGVRTHLASVEKSGDYYKVKFYKIYIKGTKELRHRLMGKGFFD; the protein is encoded by the coding sequence ATGGACTTCTTAGAAAGTTACCTTACACAAAATGATATAACAATTCTCAAGGGAAGAGAATCTCTCCATGCATACGAATTCAATGGCACCACATTTATAAGACTTTCTCAGGGATATAAACACTATCAGCGAGGCACTGTCTTCTATGATAAAGGCATCATACCGGGTTATCCGAGGATTATGAGAATATTGCACCTCGCAAATGGAATAAATCGATATTTCAAGGACAAATTCTATATCGAAGAAAAAATGGATGGCTACAATGTGAGAATAGCCGTTATAAATGCCACCCCTATTGCATTTACACGAGGAGGATTTATATGCCCTTTTACTACAGACAGAATTTCTGATTTAATAAATACCAATTTCTTTAATGAATATCCTGAATACACGGTCTGCGGAGAAGTGGTTGGACCAGGAAGTCCGTACAATACAGAAGACATTCCTTACATTGATGAAGATGTTGCTTTCTTTGCCTTCGACCTCATAGATGAAAAAGGAAATCATTTGTCTGCAGAAAACCGTTACAAGATATTTGAACGTTTTAATATACAGCAAGTAAAAAGATGGGGACCATTTAGTGCATCAGATATAGATACTGTAAAAAATATTGTCCTTGAATTGGACAGGGACAGCAGAGAAGGGATAGTAATCAAGTCTGTTTCTGATGGCAAACCTGTAAAGTATGTTACTCTATCTTCATGTCTCAGGGATTTAGAGGCAACAACTCATCTTATTACAGAGCTCCCAGCAGGTTTCTTTATGCAGAGGATATTGAGGGCAGTCTTTCTTTGCCATGAATTTGCAATACCATTCAGCAACGAATATCTTATAAGCTCTGCTAAGGCATTGTACATCATTCCGGGAGAGACGTTAAGGGCAGTTGCAGGGGGAAAAAATATAAAGGAGTTTTTTAATGTTAAGGTGAGAAACAAAAATACAGTTGATAAATTGATACAACACCTAAACCGCTCTGGTGTGCGCACTCATCTTGCATCTGTGGAAAAATCAGGTGATTACTACAAGGTAAAGTTTTACAAGATATATATAAAGGGAACAAAGGAACTAAGGCACAGACTCATGGGTAAAGGATTTTTTGATTAA
- a CDS encoding Trm112 family protein — MTISKELFEILACPKCKGDLIYKEAENCLICDKCKLMYPIKDDIPVMLIDEAIEIK; from the coding sequence ATGACTATAAGCAAAGAACTGTTCGAAATCCTTGCCTGTCCTAAATGCAAAGGGGATCTGATTTACAAAGAAGCAGAAAACTGCTTGATTTGTGATAAATGCAAACTCATGTATCCAATAAAAGACGACATCCCCGTAATGCTCATCGATGAGGCCATTGAAATAAAATAA
- a CDS encoding RNA ligase partner protein codes for MAPAKHKDSDELSVTHSSLPLKVVLDTSLFVNPDVRTSLGSNPTEALEAFLFLAAQIHVLEFYMPPSIFEELLHFVERDKIPADLLLILHQKPPKKHELKTPAFLLYELIEDIRERVNKGLRVAEKAVRSAESKKADEIIQDMRRKYREALREGIIDSKEDVDLLLLAMELDALLITADHGLIKWAEKLGIRWLFPEKFKEYLMSAIKRTELIKKSFTHESVP; via the coding sequence ATGGCACCTGCAAAGCATAAAGACAGTGACGAGTTATCAGTTACTCACTCCTCATTGCCATTGAAAGTTGTTCTGGATACAAGCCTCTTTGTAAATCCCGATGTGAGGACAAGTCTTGGCAGTAATCCAACAGAGGCATTAGAGGCATTTCTTTTTCTTGCAGCACAGATACATGTGCTTGAATTTTATATGCCGCCATCTATTTTCGAGGAACTCTTGCATTTTGTGGAAAGGGACAAAATACCTGCAGATCTTCTCCTGATTTTACATCAGAAACCCCCGAAAAAGCATGAGTTAAAAACACCTGCATTTTTGCTATATGAACTGATAGAAGATATAAGGGAGAGGGTAAATAAAGGATTGAGGGTTGCTGAGAAGGCTGTAAGAAGTGCAGAGAGCAAAAAGGCAGATGAGATTATTCAGGACATGAGGAGAAAATACAGAGAGGCTCTACGTGAAGGAATAATAGACAGCAAAGAGGATGTTGACCTCCTTTTGCTTGCAATGGAGCTTGACGCACTGTTGATTACGGCAGATCACGGTCTTATAAAATGGGCAGAAAAACTTGGTATTCGATGGCTTTTTCCTGAAAAGTTTAAGGAATATTTGATGAGTGCAATAAAAAGGACAGAGTTAATCAAAAAATCCTTTACCCATGAGTCTGTGCCTTAG
- a CDS encoding DUF3617 domain-containing protein — MGSHGKMDMPGMPMQMPVMTHTQCITKKDMIPQKPEKNQDCKTISSKINDNTVSWTIQYRGKDGTTTESSGRVTYKNDKFDGTFDMTVNQPGQGKMKMTQRISGKRIGECR, encoded by the coding sequence ATGGGAAGTCACGGTAAAATGGATATGCCGGGCATGCCAATGCAGATGCCAGTGATGACGCATACCCAATGCATAACAAAGAAAGATATGATACCCCAGAAACCAGAGAAAAATCAGGACTGCAAAACAATAAGTTCAAAGATAAACGATAACACAGTATCGTGGACTATACAGTACCGCGGCAAGGATGGCACTACTACTGAAAGCTCAGGCAGGGTTACATATAAGAATGACAAATTCGATGGAACTTTCGATATGACCGTCAACCAACCAGGACAGGGTAAGATGAAGATGACACAGCGAATAAGCGGAAAGAGAATAGGGGAGTGCAGATAG
- the gltX gene encoding glutamate--tRNA ligase — protein sequence MSKDKKIRVRFAPSPTGHLHIGGARTALFNYLFARHHNGVFILRIEDTDRSRSTEEYIEAIIEGMKWLKLDWDEGPYRQTDRFDIYRSYIKRLLEEGKAYRCYCTSEELEQRRQESISQGKTPKYDGRCRNIREPIPDKPYAVRFKMPEEGQTVVNDMIKGIVEFDNDQLEDLIIMRSDGTPTYNFVVVVDDIDMEITHIIRGDDHLNNTPKQIHIYKAFNWEPPQFGHLPMILGADKARLSKRHGATSVMAYKDMGYLPDALVNYLVRLGWSYGDQEIFTRDELIKYFSLENIGKSAAVFNPEKLLWLNSQYIIKEDAKNLAEMVIPFLIKEGIITEGQRLDIDWLTKAVSTLKERAKTLVELANSLKYYILDYVEIDPKAKEKFLKPENIRHLSELKELLSGVLDFTAAEIEKVFHAFVEKHGLKLGAIAQPVRVAITGGTASPGLFEVLEIVGKDKVLKRLSKAIEEG from the coding sequence ATGAGCAAAGATAAAAAAATACGCGTCAGATTCGCACCGAGTCCCACAGGGCATTTGCATATCGGCGGTGCCAGAACAGCCCTCTTTAATTATCTGTTTGCAAGACATCATAATGGCGTATTTATCCTAAGAATAGAAGATACTGACAGAAGCCGCTCTACAGAAGAGTATATAGAGGCTATTATAGAAGGTATGAAGTGGTTAAAGCTCGATTGGGATGAAGGACCTTACAGACAAACAGACCGCTTCGATATATATAGAAGTTATATCAAACGGCTATTAGAGGAAGGAAAGGCTTACAGATGCTATTGCACCTCTGAAGAGTTAGAACAAAGAAGGCAGGAATCAATATCACAGGGCAAAACACCCAAATACGATGGCAGGTGTAGAAATATCAGAGAACCGATACCTGATAAACCATATGCTGTAAGATTTAAAATGCCAGAGGAAGGTCAAACAGTTGTCAATGATATGATAAAAGGAATAGTAGAGTTCGATAATGATCAACTCGAAGACCTCATAATCATGCGTTCAGATGGCACACCTACTTATAACTTTGTGGTTGTTGTGGATGACATAGACATGGAAATAACACATATAATAAGAGGAGACGACCACTTGAACAATACTCCAAAACAGATACATATTTATAAAGCATTCAACTGGGAGCCGCCTCAATTCGGACACCTTCCCATGATATTGGGGGCTGATAAGGCGAGATTGAGTAAAAGGCATGGAGCAACATCAGTAATGGCTTATAAAGATATGGGGTATCTTCCAGATGCACTTGTTAATTACCTTGTCAGGCTCGGATGGTCATATGGAGACCAGGAGATATTTACAAGAGATGAGTTAATTAAATATTTTTCGTTAGAAAACATCGGAAAATCAGCAGCAGTATTTAATCCTGAGAAACTTCTATGGCTGAACAGCCAATATATTATTAAAGAAGATGCAAAAAATTTAGCAGAAATGGTAATCCCTTTTTTGATAAAAGAAGGCATAATCACCGAAGGACAAAGACTTGATATAGATTGGCTTACAAAGGCAGTAAGCACGCTTAAAGAAAGGGCAAAAACCCTTGTAGAGCTTGCAAATTCATTGAAATATTATATCCTCGATTATGTAGAGATCGATCCAAAGGCAAAGGAGAAATTCTTGAAACCTGAAAATATACGACATCTTTCTGAATTAAAAGAGCTTTTATCAGGGGTTTTAGATTTTACAGCAGCAGAGATAGAAAAAGTCTTTCATGCATTCGTTGAGAAGCATGGACTAAAGTTAGGTGCAATTGCACAGCCTGTAAGAGTAGCAATCACTGGAGGCACTGCAAGCCCAGGACTTTTTGAAGTTCTTGAGATTGTGGGCAAAGATAAGGTACTAAAGAGGCTATCGAAAGCCATCGAGGAGGGATAA
- the rpsO gene encoding 30S ribosomal protein S15, which translates to MALDTIKKRDIIESFKIHSHDTGSPEVQIALLSERINYLTEHFKTHKKDHHSRRGLLKLVAQRKRLLNYLKTTDKGRYDKVIERLGLRK; encoded by the coding sequence ATGGCACTGGATACTATTAAAAAAAGGGACATCATTGAATCATTCAAGATTCACAGTCATGACACCGGCTCTCCTGAGGTGCAAATAGCACTTTTATCTGAAAGGATAAATTATCTCACGGAGCATTTTAAAACACACAAAAAAGACCATCACTCAAGAAGAGGGCTTTTAAAACTTGTTGCACAGAGGAAGAGACTTCTCAATTACCTTAAGACCACTGACAAAGGCCGTTATGATAAGGTTATTGAACGACTTGGCCTCAGAAAATAG
- the pnp gene encoding polyribonucleotide nucleotidyltransferase, which produces MTKVELDIKGKSLVIETGQMAKQSSGAVVIKYGDTVVLATAVADKRVKEGLDFFPLTIDYQEKTYSAGKIPGGFFKREGKPSEKEVLTSRLIDRPIRPLFPKGFYSETQGIASVLSYGSENVSDILGIIGMSAAIHISDIPFNGPVGAVRIGRLKGDKDLIINPELSEVDNLDLNLVVAGTEDAVTMVEGGGAEVSELLILEAIDLAHKEIKRVVAVQNELRKLVGKEKRQLVALEERPEFAKQIRDFVAERMKEAIRIPGKQRRQEALDIILEDTIKHFNTLENGEKFFGDSAKDLTRDIANIFDDYEKEIVRNMILYEGVRADGRKPDEIRHIECHTGILPRAHGSALFIRGETQSLVVTTLGTAEDEQKIDSLEGETYKSFMLHYNFPPFSVGEVKPLRSPGRREIGHGALAERALKYVIPSKEIFPYTIRVVSDILESNGSSSMATVCGATLSLMDAGVPISSPVAGIAMGLIKEEEKVVVLTDILGLEDHLGDMDFKVAGTENGITAFQMDVKISGVSREIMRNALEQARIGRLYILDRMKEAMPFPKKELSPHAPRIYTMQIKQDKIRDVIGTGGKVIRGIIEQTGVKIDINDTGLINIASPDEESAKKAIDIINGIVAEAELGRIYMGKVVRIADFGAFVEILPGVDGLLHISQISDKRIAKVTDELNVGDEVLVKVIEIDNQGRIRLSRKEAMRERQ; this is translated from the coding sequence ATGACCAAAGTAGAGCTTGATATTAAAGGGAAAAGTCTGGTGATAGAGACCGGACAGATGGCAAAGCAGTCAAGTGGAGCTGTTGTTATAAAATATGGAGATACTGTTGTACTTGCTACGGCAGTTGCAGATAAAAGGGTAAAAGAGGGGCTGGATTTTTTCCCACTTACCATTGATTATCAGGAAAAGACATATTCGGCAGGTAAAATACCAGGAGGATTCTTTAAGAGAGAGGGTAAGCCTTCTGAAAAAGAGGTGCTAACATCTCGCCTTATTGACAGGCCTATCAGGCCATTGTTTCCAAAAGGATTTTATTCTGAGACTCAAGGCATAGCTTCTGTGCTTTCATACGGCAGCGAAAATGTGTCGGACATTTTAGGCATAATCGGCATGTCTGCTGCAATACATATTTCTGATATTCCATTTAACGGACCTGTTGGTGCAGTCAGGATTGGACGGCTTAAAGGTGATAAAGATTTGATAATCAATCCTGAGCTGTCAGAGGTTGATAATCTTGATCTCAATCTTGTGGTGGCAGGGACAGAGGATGCTGTGACCATGGTAGAAGGTGGTGGTGCAGAGGTCTCTGAATTACTCATTCTTGAAGCTATAGACCTTGCCCACAAAGAAATAAAGAGAGTAGTAGCTGTCCAGAATGAACTGAGAAAATTAGTCGGTAAAGAAAAGAGACAATTGGTTGCATTAGAAGAAAGACCTGAATTTGCAAAGCAGATAAGAGATTTTGTTGCTGAAAGGATGAAAGAAGCTATACGCATCCCAGGTAAGCAGCGCAGACAAGAAGCATTGGACATAATTTTAGAAGATACTATAAAGCATTTTAATACACTCGAAAATGGGGAGAAATTTTTTGGGGATTCTGCAAAAGATCTCACAAGAGATATAGCTAATATATTTGATGATTATGAAAAAGAGATTGTAAGAAATATGATACTCTACGAGGGTGTTAGGGCAGATGGTAGAAAGCCAGATGAAATAAGGCACATAGAGTGTCACACAGGTATTTTGCCAAGGGCACACGGCTCAGCGCTTTTCATAAGGGGAGAGACCCAATCGCTTGTAGTAACTACACTTGGCACTGCTGAAGATGAGCAGAAAATAGATTCACTCGAAGGTGAAACATATAAATCATTTATGCTGCATTACAATTTTCCTCCTTTCAGTGTGGGTGAGGTAAAACCTCTTCGATCACCCGGTAGAAGGGAGATAGGGCATGGTGCTTTAGCAGAAAGGGCACTGAAGTATGTAATTCCTTCGAAGGAGATTTTTCCTTATACAATCAGGGTTGTTTCAGATATTTTGGAGTCAAATGGGTCTTCTTCAATGGCAACAGTATGTGGTGCTACACTTTCTCTGATGGATGCGGGTGTTCCTATATCTTCACCTGTTGCTGGCATTGCAATGGGTCTTATAAAAGAGGAAGAAAAGGTTGTTGTACTTACCGATATTCTTGGGCTTGAAGACCACCTCGGCGATATGGATTTTAAAGTTGCTGGCACAGAAAATGGTATTACAGCCTTTCAGATGGATGTAAAAATAAGTGGTGTAAGTCGAGAAATTATGAGAAATGCCCTTGAGCAGGCAAGAATCGGGAGGCTCTATATTCTTGATAGAATGAAAGAGGCGATGCCTTTCCCTAAAAAGGAGCTTTCCCCTCATGCACCAAGAATATATACAATGCAGATAAAACAGGACAAAATAAGGGATGTTATAGGAACCGGGGGTAAGGTAATAAGAGGGATTATAGAACAGACAGGTGTTAAGATAGACATAAATGACACAGGTTTGATAAATATTGCATCTCCAGATGAGGAATCAGCTAAAAAGGCTATTGATATTATAAACGGTATTGTTGCAGAGGCAGAGCTTGGAAGGATATATATGGGAAAAGTAGTGCGCATAGCTGATTTTGGAGCTTTTGTCGAAATACTCCCCGGTGTTGACGGGCTTCTTCATATATCACAGATATCTGACAAAAGAATAGCAAAGGTTACCGATGAACTTAATGTTGGCGATGAAGTTCTGGTAAAAGTCATAGAGATAGATAATCAGGGAAGGATCAGGCTAAGTAGAAAAGAAGCAATGCGTGAAAGACAGTAG